From a single Anabas testudineus chromosome 5, fAnaTes1.2, whole genome shotgun sequence genomic region:
- the LOC113154787 gene encoding butyrophilin-like protein 1 isoform X2 produces MLMVYVLMTSTTMELLPLMCLCLLTWSGLTFTDGNGQGVLVAIKEGSDAILPCSLSTKENIDNMVFDWKKDGLKEVFLFDAGFYYGYKRTGQDEQFKGRVFHFEDELKNGNASIKIKNTKMADNGSYTCIFPGQQTSHIILSVGAAPKPFITSLSATREWARLLCEVEGVYPEPIVEWRDSAGNILPAEQTQFLERENRFYVTLQITVNKTDRYRCIVTQKKIYHQIYAEIDLYINGKGVRAHPVWLFHGILVFVYFFLYL; encoded by the exons ATGCTGATGGTTTATGTTCTGATGACTTCAACAACTATGGAGCTTCTTCctctcatgtgtctctgtctcctgacGTGGTCTGGATTAACGTTTACTGATGGAAACG gacaaggtgttcttGTGGCCATCAAAGAAGGGAGCGACGCCATTTTACCATGTTCTTTAAGCACCAAGGAAAACATTGATAATATGGTGTTTGACTGGAAGAAAGATGGTCTGAAAGAAGTGTTCCTCTTTGATGCTGGTTTTTATTACGGTTATAAACGAACAGGGCAAGATGAGCAGTTCAAAGGACgagtttttcattttgaagatGAACTGAAGAATGGCAATGCCtccataaaaataaagaacacaaaGATGGCTGATAATGGAAGTTACACCTGTATTTTCCCTGGACAACAAACATCTCACATTATTCTTTCTGTGG GTGCAGCTCCTAAGCCATTCATTACTTCTCTCTCAGCCACAAGGGAGTGGGCACGGCTGCTGTGTGAGGTTGAAGGTGTTTATCCAGAACCTATAGTAGAGTGGCGGGACAGTGCTGGAAACATCCTCCCTGCGGAACAGACACAATTCTTAGAAAGAGAGAACCGCTTCTATGTAACCCTTCAAATAACTGTGAACAAAACTGACCGCTACCGCTGTATAGTCACACAGAAGAAAATCTATCATCAGATCTATGCTGAGATCGACTTGTACATAAATg
- the LOC113154787 gene encoding butyrophilin-like protein 1 isoform X1: protein MLMVYVLMTSTTMELLPLMCLCLLTWSGLTFTDGNGQGVLVAIKEGSDAILPCSLSTKENIDNMVFDWKKDGLKEVFLFDAGFYYGYKRTGQDEQFKGRVFHFEDELKNGNASIKIKNTKMADNGSYTCIFPGQQTSHIILSVAPNPDNTVLKNRPNIPGAAPKPFITSLSATREWARLLCEVEGVYPEPIVEWRDSAGNILPAEQTQFLERENRFYVTLQITVNKTDRYRCIVTQKKIYHQIYAEIDLYINGKGVRAHPVWLFHGILVFVYFFLYL from the exons ATGCTGATGGTTTATGTTCTGATGACTTCAACAACTATGGAGCTTCTTCctctcatgtgtctctgtctcctgacGTGGTCTGGATTAACGTTTACTGATGGAAACG gacaaggtgttcttGTGGCCATCAAAGAAGGGAGCGACGCCATTTTACCATGTTCTTTAAGCACCAAGGAAAACATTGATAATATGGTGTTTGACTGGAAGAAAGATGGTCTGAAAGAAGTGTTCCTCTTTGATGCTGGTTTTTATTACGGTTATAAACGAACAGGGCAAGATGAGCAGTTCAAAGGACgagtttttcattttgaagatGAACTGAAGAATGGCAATGCCtccataaaaataaagaacacaaaGATGGCTGATAATGGAAGTTACACCTGTATTTTCCCTGGACAACAAACATCTCACATTATTCTTTCTGTGG cTCCTAACCCAGACAACACTGTT ttaaaaaacagACCAAACATCCCAG GTGCAGCTCCTAAGCCATTCATTACTTCTCTCTCAGCCACAAGGGAGTGGGCACGGCTGCTGTGTGAGGTTGAAGGTGTTTATCCAGAACCTATAGTAGAGTGGCGGGACAGTGCTGGAAACATCCTCCCTGCGGAACAGACACAATTCTTAGAAAGAGAGAACCGCTTCTATGTAACCCTTCAAATAACTGTGAACAAAACTGACCGCTACCGCTGTATAGTCACACAGAAGAAAATCTATCATCAGATCTATGCTGAGATCGACTTGTACATAAATg